The genomic segment atcaatgcacatatcaatacaaaaataaaagttttcatcaTCAGGCACAAAGTAATCTAGAAACAAACTAAAGAACCgtggaaaaaaaaaggaaagtaaTCATCAGGCCAAGGCATTGTTTCCAACATTGAGTTTTTCCATCACAGGGCAAAGGATACTACCATTTGTAAAACCCACTAACATTAAAAAGGAAAATACAGTAAAATCTACTTTATAGCttacaaataaaaaatcaaaGAGGAATTATCACCTTTTCTAATGCTATTCTTCTTACTATGCTTTATGtcttccctttcttttattaTGCAAAAAACATAGACCAGCtgaaaaaaataatttgaaaacaaTACTTTTGTGTAAAGTTTCAAGAGAAACATGTACATAAAGGTAAGCAAAATGAGACAACTTCTTTGCTCAATGGAATTCAGAAAAGCAGATAGAATCAAACTTAGTGACTGAATTAATAGAATCAATTCTCATTAAAGAAGTAATGATACAAAAGAGTATATATACAGAAAAGACAAAAACAAATTACACCAACTATTAAAGCAGAAACTACATAAATAGgtaaacaaaaataacaaataagaGCCTACCTTTTAACTGATGTAACAACATCTCCAGATGCACTGTGTTCTGGATCTAAGACCCCGCTTACCCAACTAGTAAAtgcatcaagaaaaaaaaaagcaaaaacaaCTTCTAGATAGCCATAAGTTATCCACCACCCAGTAAAATCCCCATCCTAAGAGAAACCAGTAAAATCCAGTAATAAAAAAGATAGAAGCAACTAGCATGAGTATCACATAAACAACCAAGTAAAGTGAACATCAAACTAAACTAAACCAAAGACAGCAATAAGCAAAGGCATTTGACATATAAAAGTACTGAAATTAAAAAGCTCCATTCAGAAAGTATCGATTTTTAAAGCTACTTACTGGGTTACGAGGATGCTCTGTTTCTGTTTTGTTTCAGAAAGCTTCTTTCTTCTAACATCATCAAGTTTCTCAAGTGACCGCTCCAAGGGTCTCATACCAACCAACTAAATAAAATGGGCAAAGAAGAAATAAATccataccatcaataatcaaaaTTTAGAATTAAGCAGCAAAAGCacaaaattgataaataaataaaacgatACCTTAGCTATCGCTGCCAAAGCTGAAAAGGCTGCATCCCTCACATCTGGAGTCCCATCATTGAGGCACTGTGAAAAAGTAAGAAACGATAATATAGATAAGAGAGTCCATGAAACACCATGAACAGGATAATCcatggtcaaaaataggttgcaccattattttttttatttccctTTGTCTTCTAGATTACAAATTAGAAAGTAAGAGCACCAAACCATGAATTAGTGCtctaaactcatcaaaaccagtaCTGAAGCTGTCTTCCAAAATAAATGGGAATAAGCAATGTTTAGCACATTTTACTCAACT from the Humulus lupulus chromosome X, drHumLupu1.1, whole genome shotgun sequence genome contains:
- the LOC133805969 gene encoding protein MOR1-like → MLSIADIKTAVKNKVPLVRSSTLNWVTFCIETSNKVVILKVHKDYVPILMECLNDGTPDVRDAAFSALAAIAKLVGMRPLERSLEKLDDVRRKKLSETKQKQSILDGDFTGWWITYGYLEVVFAFFFLDAFTSWFLL